The following are encoded in a window of Bradyrhizobium guangdongense genomic DNA:
- a CDS encoding LysR family transcriptional regulator — protein MPHLNYHHLRYFWIIATEGSMSRAAQRLNVSPSSLSVQVKALEEQLGQQLFERVGRTLQLTEAGRIALDYAGSVFKSGHELIETLSGLRPGRQLLRVGAAATLSRNFQIAFLRPLIGRSEVELIIHTGLFGDLLKLLDLHRLDLVLANHPAPPDASSSFENTLIDEQRVSLVGRKPVKPSRFRFPHDLADTPVVLPGRGSALRSAFDALMGSSGIRPTITAEVDDMAMLRLMARESSGVTLVPSIVVIDELRSGLLVERARLNALKEQFFAVTQQRRYPNPLVAELIGARNRHRTV, from the coding sequence ATGCCGCACCTGAACTACCATCATCTGCGCTATTTCTGGATCATCGCCACCGAAGGCAGCATGAGCCGTGCGGCGCAGCGGCTCAACGTTTCGCCCTCGTCCCTGTCGGTTCAGGTCAAAGCACTGGAGGAGCAGCTCGGCCAACAGCTGTTCGAGCGGGTCGGCCGCACGCTGCAGCTGACCGAAGCGGGCCGCATCGCGCTCGATTACGCCGGCAGCGTGTTCAAGTCCGGGCACGAGTTGATCGAGACCCTGTCGGGCCTGCGGCCCGGACGCCAGCTGTTGCGGGTCGGCGCAGCTGCAACGCTGTCGCGCAACTTCCAGATCGCGTTTCTGCGACCGCTGATCGGTCGCAGCGAGGTGGAACTGATCATCCACACCGGCCTGTTCGGCGATCTCCTGAAATTGCTGGACTTACACAGGCTCGACCTGGTGCTCGCCAACCATCCGGCGCCGCCGGATGCCAGCAGCAGTTTCGAGAATACGCTGATCGACGAGCAGCGGGTCAGTCTGGTCGGCCGCAAGCCGGTAAAGCCCTCCCGCTTCCGCTTCCCGCATGATCTTGCAGATACGCCGGTGGTGCTGCCGGGACGCGGCAGCGCGCTGCGTTCCGCTTTCGATGCGCTCATGGGCAGCAGCGGTATCCGTCCGACCATCACCGCCGAGGTCGACGACATGGCGATGCTGCGCCTGATGGCTCGCGAGAGCAGCGGCGTGACGTTGGTGCCCTCGATCGTCGTGATCGATGAGCTGCGCTCGGGCTTGCTCGTCGAGCGGGCGCGGCTGAACGCGCTGAAGGAGCAGTTCTTTGCCGTGACCCAGCAGCGCCGTTATCCGAATCCGCTGGTGGCGGAATTGATTGGAGCCCGCAACAGGCACCGGACGGTTTGA
- a CDS encoding NADH-quinone oxidoreductase subunit L produces MIKLLPCLAALAPLTLCAVSLLPSRDSTPGFVRAAIVAAAAALGFAVAAGLACALDGAGRSALLGGYGLGLSLHVDALAATLCVLVGFIGLVVVKYSRNYLGGDPGQVRFMRSLLLTLASVLTLLISGNLVLLLMAWVATSVSLGRLLLFYDTRPAAIRAYRKKFVVSRLGDGCLALAAVLLYLHFGTLEIADLAAGARSSAATGSPAITAAALLIVATAMLKSAQLPLHGWLIEVMETPTPVSALLHAGIINAGGFLVLRLGDVLLLATPALDVLAVVGGATALFGSLVMLTQTSVKVQLAYSTVAQMGFMLLQCGLGAFSAALLHIVAHSLYKAHAFLSSGSIIDLARASWTPSPGGQPHPARLILALAAVVGLTLLMGWALGVTLRSNPAQIALGSVLLMGLVHLMANALDERPNVFVVVRGAATAIALAAVYFALQAATAWLVAGSVPTGRPVDGVAPMLIAILAVISFAAVTLFQNQMMRRADARFWIAAYVHLRNGLYLNTLANRLVLAMWPQASTQLSTKP; encoded by the coding sequence ATGATCAAGCTCCTGCCTTGCCTCGCCGCGCTGGCCCCGCTCACGCTCTGCGCGGTCAGCCTACTTCCATCGCGTGACAGCACCCCCGGTTTCGTCCGCGCCGCGATCGTTGCAGCGGCGGCTGCGCTTGGCTTCGCCGTCGCGGCGGGGCTCGCTTGCGCTCTTGACGGGGCCGGGCGATCAGCGCTGCTCGGCGGATATGGGCTCGGGCTCTCGCTCCACGTCGACGCGCTCGCCGCGACTCTCTGCGTGCTGGTCGGCTTCATCGGTCTCGTCGTCGTCAAGTACAGCCGCAACTATCTGGGCGGCGATCCCGGCCAGGTCAGGTTCATGCGCTCGCTTCTGCTTACGCTCGCCTCCGTTTTGACGCTGCTGATCTCCGGCAATCTGGTGCTCCTTCTGATGGCCTGGGTCGCCACGAGCGTCTCGCTCGGCAGGCTGCTGCTGTTCTACGACACGCGGCCCGCCGCGATCCGCGCATACCGCAAGAAGTTCGTCGTGAGCCGGCTCGGCGATGGCTGCCTCGCGCTTGCCGCCGTGCTGCTCTACCTCCATTTCGGCACACTCGAAATCGCCGATCTCGCGGCCGGGGCGCGCAGCAGCGCGGCGACAGGTTCGCCGGCAATCACGGCGGCGGCGCTGCTGATCGTGGCGACAGCCATGCTCAAATCCGCGCAATTGCCGCTGCATGGCTGGCTGATCGAGGTGATGGAGACGCCGACCCCGGTGTCGGCGCTGCTGCATGCCGGCATCATCAATGCCGGCGGCTTCCTGGTCCTGCGGCTCGGCGACGTGCTGCTGCTGGCGACGCCCGCGCTCGACGTGCTGGCCGTCGTCGGCGGCGCCACGGCGCTATTCGGCTCGCTGGTGATGCTGACGCAGACCTCGGTGAAGGTCCAATTGGCCTACTCGACTGTCGCCCAGATGGGATTCATGCTGCTGCAATGCGGCCTCGGCGCCTTCTCGGCTGCACTTTTGCATATTGTCGCGCATTCCCTCTACAAGGCGCACGCCTTCCTCTCCTCAGGCAGCATCATCGACCTCGCGCGTGCCTCCTGGACCCCCAGCCCGGGTGGTCAGCCCCATCCGGCGCGGCTGATCCTGGCACTTGCCGCGGTCGTGGGTCTGACGCTGCTGATGGGCTGGGCTCTCGGAGTGACCTTGCGCAGTAATCCCGCGCAGATCGCGCTCGGCTCTGTGCTGCTGATGGGGCTGGTGCATCTCATGGCCAATGCCCTCGACGAGCGGCCAAACGTTTTCGTTGTCGTGCGCGGCGCCGCAACCGCCATCGCTCTCGCGGCGGTTTACTTCGCGCTCCAGGCCGCGACGGCCTGGCTCGTTGCGGGCAGCGTTCCGACCGGCCGCCCAGTCGATGGCGTTGCACCGATGCTGATCGCGATCCTGGCGGTGATCTCCTTTGCAGCCGTGACCCTGTTCCAGAACCAGATGATGCGCCGCGCCGACGCACGGTTCTGGATCGCTGCCTATGTGCATCTGCGCAACGGGCTCTACCTCAACACGCTCGCCAACCGCCTTGTCCTCGCGATGTGGCCGCAGGCTTCCACCCAACTCTCGACCAAACCCTGA
- a CDS encoding YbcC family protein has product MIQTALAIRTASIDTDSDIRLEERIEAACARVAPLWPLKHFVAVNPFLGFTGQSFAATAATFERVVRTRILMPRAFYRKALDQGRIDDAALAQALQLHSEAGLDLDGLKRALGSDAPPGAPPAVVATVAEVLDRLATGDRYVSLVSFMIDEISAFCASYFDEGQANWQNPARRLKPYTAWRTLAIYDRNPEVMGIAGFRKTVAALPRNPVQAIAVIVERLGIPARAVEDYLVRALFDLNWSAYARYVGWSAQLEGRRDDTLVELLAIRLAWGFALFEARTDAAFRAAWAEAMDEAAKLPVDHRLDERPELAVDVILQEAYEIVFRRNLVGQLAANASAQRAARPAVRPAVQAAFCIDVRSEIFRRALETACPEAETIGFAGFFGFPIEYVPIGHFRGGAQCPVLLKPAFIICETVKDADAVEEAEVLGLRLLRRRVAKAFKSFKVSAVSSFSYVETAGLGFAAKIATDSAGVTRPVPSPVIDGLDPDIAARVSPRIAPGQLEGRPTGFAGTQAVDMAEAVLKAMSLTGPFARLVLLAGHGSSTTNNPHASGLDCGACGGHTGEANARVAAAILNDAGVREGLRKRGIDIPADCWFVGALHDTTTDDVKLFDEQDVPAGLAADLARLKTALAQAAHLARLERRALLGIKDAVSVDDAIKARSRDWSQVRPEWGLAGNAAFIAAPRSVTRGLDLSGRAFLHSYMHEQDRDCRVLELIMTAPMVVASWINLQYYGSTVNNSAFGSGNKVLHNIVGQLGVLEGNAGDLRVGLPWQSVHDGKRFIHEPVRLNVFIAAPEAAMDDVLRRHPGVCDLVVNGWVMLHSLGDSQETIRRCVEPGVWTEVQGVLPPLGRPLLGDPNP; this is encoded by the coding sequence ATGATCCAGACTGCCCTTGCCATCCGGACCGCTTCGATCGACACCGATTCCGATATCCGGCTCGAAGAGCGCATCGAGGCCGCATGTGCGCGCGTCGCGCCGCTCTGGCCGCTCAAGCATTTCGTCGCCGTCAATCCATTCCTCGGCTTCACCGGGCAGAGCTTCGCGGCCACGGCCGCGACGTTCGAACGGGTGGTTCGCACTCGGATCCTGATGCCGCGCGCCTTCTACCGGAAGGCGCTCGATCAAGGCCGCATCGACGATGCGGCGCTGGCGCAGGCGCTGCAACTCCACTCCGAGGCGGGTCTCGACCTCGATGGGCTCAAGCGGGCGCTTGGCTCGGACGCGCCGCCTGGTGCGCCGCCGGCCGTGGTGGCCACCGTTGCTGAAGTGCTGGACCGTCTCGCCACCGGCGACCGCTATGTCTCGCTGGTGTCGTTCATGATCGACGAGATCTCCGCCTTCTGCGCCAGCTATTTCGACGAGGGCCAGGCAAACTGGCAGAATCCGGCGCGCAGGCTCAAGCCTTACACCGCGTGGCGCACCCTCGCGATCTACGATCGCAATCCGGAGGTGATGGGAATTGCCGGCTTCCGCAAAACGGTGGCGGCGCTTCCTCGCAATCCCGTGCAGGCAATCGCAGTCATCGTCGAGCGGCTCGGCATTCCCGCGCGCGCGGTGGAGGATTATCTCGTGCGCGCGCTGTTCGACCTCAATTGGTCGGCTTACGCCCGTTATGTTGGATGGAGCGCTCAGCTCGAAGGCCGGCGCGACGATACGCTGGTCGAGCTGCTCGCGATCCGGCTGGCCTGGGGTTTTGCGCTGTTCGAGGCCAGGACCGATGCGGCTTTCAGGGCGGCCTGGGCCGAGGCCATGGACGAAGCCGCAAAGCTGCCGGTCGATCATCGACTCGACGAGAGGCCTGAACTTGCCGTCGATGTCATCCTGCAGGAGGCGTACGAGATCGTGTTTCGCCGTAACCTCGTGGGGCAACTCGCGGCCAATGCTTCGGCCCAACGAGCAGCGCGGCCCGCCGTTCGGCCGGCAGTGCAAGCGGCATTCTGCATCGACGTGCGCTCGGAGATCTTCAGGCGCGCGCTCGAGACGGCCTGCCCCGAGGCGGAAACGATCGGCTTTGCCGGCTTCTTCGGCTTTCCGATCGAGTATGTTCCGATCGGTCACTTCCGCGGCGGGGCGCAATGTCCGGTGCTGCTCAAGCCCGCCTTCATCATTTGCGAGACGGTCAAGGATGCCGATGCCGTCGAGGAAGCCGAAGTGCTCGGCTTGCGGTTGCTGCGCCGGCGAGTTGCAAAGGCCTTCAAATCGTTCAAGGTCTCGGCGGTGTCCTCCTTCTCCTACGTCGAGACGGCGGGCCTCGGTTTTGCCGCCAAGATCGCGACCGACAGCGCAGGGGTGACCCGGCCGGTGCCGTCGCCCGTCATCGACGGCCTTGATCCTGATATCGCCGCCCGGGTCAGCCCGCGGATTGCTCCGGGCCAGCTGGAAGGCCGCCCCACCGGGTTTGCAGGAACCCAGGCCGTCGACATGGCCGAGGCGGTGTTGAAGGCGATGTCCCTCACCGGGCCTTTCGCGCGGCTCGTGCTGCTGGCCGGCCATGGCAGCAGCACGACCAACAACCCGCATGCTTCGGGGCTGGACTGCGGCGCTTGCGGCGGCCACACCGGCGAGGCCAATGCACGCGTCGCGGCGGCAATCCTGAACGATGCCGGTGTGCGCGAAGGGTTGCGCAAACGCGGCATCGACATTCCCGCCGATTGCTGGTTTGTCGGCGCGCTGCACGACACCACGACCGATGACGTGAAGCTCTTTGACGAGCAGGATGTGCCCGCCGGTCTCGCGGCCGATCTGGCGCGGCTCAAAACGGCTCTGGCACAGGCCGCGCATCTGGCAAGGCTCGAACGCCGCGCGTTGCTCGGCATCAAGGATGCCGTCAGCGTCGACGACGCGATCAAAGCCCGCAGTCGTGACTGGTCGCAGGTTCGGCCCGAATGGGGCCTCGCCGGCAACGCTGCCTTCATCGCCGCCCCGCGCAGCGTCACGCGCGGTCTCGATCTGTCCGGGCGCGCCTTCCTGCACTCCTACATGCACGAGCAAGACCGGGACTGTCGTGTGCTGGAGCTGATCATGACGGCGCCGATGGTGGTCGCGAGCTGGATCAATCTGCAATATTACGGCTCGACCGTGAACAATTCGGCGTTCGGCAGCGGCAACAAGGTGCTGCACAACATCGTCGGCCAGCTTGGGGTGCTCGAGGGTAATGCAGGCGATCTCCGGGTCGGACTGCCGTGGCAGTCCGTTCATGACGGAAAGCGCTTCATCCACGAGCCGGTTCGTCTCAACGTCTTCATCGCGGCGCCGGAGGCCGCGATGGACGATGTTCTGCGTCGGCATCCCGGGGTCTGCGATCTCGTCGTCAACGGCTGGGTCATGCTGCATTCGCTCGGCGACAGTCAGGAGACTATCCGCCGCTGCGTGGAGCCCGGCGTCTGGACAGAGGTTCAAGGTGTTCTGCCCCCGTTGGGGCGGCCACTCCTCGGTGATCCAAATCCATAA